A genomic region of Thermoplasmataceae archaeon contains the following coding sequences:
- a CDS encoding DUF1059 domain-containing protein — MAPYSFKCKDIGMECGFETKAKTKEELMPKIVEHAKSAHNITEINPELKGKVDSAIKKTFF; from the coding sequence ATGGCACCGTATAGTTTTAAGTGCAAGGATATCGGAATGGAATGTGGTTTTGAGACCAAGGCCAAGACAAAGGAAGAACTAATGCCAAAGATTGTGGAGCATGCAAAATCAGCCCACAATATTACTGAAATAAATCCAGAGCTAAAAGGCAAAGTGGATTCTGCAATTAAGAAGACATTTTTCTAA
- the carB gene encoding carbamoyl-phosphate synthase (glutamine-hydrolyzing) large subunit: MPRNNNVGKVLIIGSGPVVIGQAAEFDYSGSQACLSMREEGISTVLLNSNPATIQTDFDIADRIYIEPITKEAVMQIVRKEKVDSILFSVGGQTALNLAMELDRSGDLASLGIKILGTGVRAIRLAEDRMMFHKKMLEIGEPVAESYTLTKEDYKESINAVSKFPVIVRTSFSLGGSGGSIIKTREDLQAFCRGYFSKYDASSLDVETSLAGLKEIEYEVIRDNAGNCITVCNMENLDPMGVHTGESIVVTPSQTLSDMDYHRLRRSAIRVISALEVVGACNIQFALDQENGKYYIVEVNPRTSRSSALASKASGYPIARIASKIAVGYNLNEILNPITGNTYAAFEPSLDYVTVKIPRWPFDKFHVSRTIGVQMKSIGEVMGIGRTFEEALMKAIASLDNEMSEKIRIYESDERIWGYVSNPSDLRIYAIFEALFRGFNINEISMRSGYDSYFIWKIKNIVDQISAIGMGEFPENIVALKSLGVSDLIISAFSKVNPITVTRSRLDAGILPVFKSIDTCSGEFAATTPYLYSTFEMEGERETDGERNKVLILGSGPNRIAQGLEFDYGSVKAIKKLRRDGYKTIMVNSNPETVSTDFDVSNVLYFEPLTLEHVSNIIRWERPFGVIVQFSGQTGQNMVKGLSEIFGEDIILGTKPKDILKAEDRSYFANILKSLGIKQPTFTTVSNLQEVSGKIDEIHLPVILRSSFIIGGRSMDIINDRETLMKRSEELFRERPGYPILVSKYIERADEIDVDFVSDGKSYNISGICMHIEEAGTHSGDATMIMGPSMVRANVIKEINRIINLLVKSFGLVGLSNLQIASSEAGVFVIELNARSSRSVPFVSKATGVDWVAVAVGAMLGNGLKSEKPGKLRSFFIKTPVFPFRRFEDLDPVLSPEMKSTGEGMGAGKSPEEALVKALSISGSNISNSGDMVISVNDSDKVRLSELVPFLSELNGKIYATSGTGKELKRHGIESILVHRIGDLREPRIDQIISTGKLSVIVNTPSEAVDQIRDSFEIRRIAISRGIPLITNIRLAGFVFSSLHGKVVSEYRELRSYY, translated from the coding sequence ATGCCAAGAAATAACAACGTAGGGAAGGTGCTTATCATTGGATCCGGACCTGTTGTGATCGGACAGGCTGCAGAATTTGACTATTCCGGTTCTCAGGCGTGCCTTTCCATGAGGGAGGAGGGGATCAGTACAGTTCTGCTGAACTCCAACCCGGCGACAATTCAGACCGATTTTGACATAGCAGACAGGATATATATCGAGCCCATAACAAAAGAAGCGGTAATGCAGATTGTCAGAAAAGAGAAAGTAGATTCCATACTTTTCTCGGTCGGTGGTCAGACAGCACTAAATCTTGCTATGGAACTTGACAGGAGTGGAGATCTTGCTTCACTAGGCATCAAAATCCTCGGCACAGGCGTGCGCGCGATCCGCCTGGCAGAGGACAGGATGATGTTTCACAAGAAAATGCTCGAAATCGGGGAGCCTGTCGCAGAATCATACACACTGACGAAAGAAGATTATAAAGAATCGATCAACGCAGTTTCAAAATTCCCAGTTATTGTACGAACTTCCTTCTCGCTCGGTGGGTCTGGAGGTTCCATCATCAAGACAAGAGAGGATCTTCAGGCGTTCTGCCGTGGCTACTTCAGCAAATACGATGCATCGTCACTAGATGTGGAGACATCACTCGCAGGGCTGAAGGAGATTGAGTATGAGGTTATAAGGGACAATGCGGGAAACTGCATTACAGTGTGCAACATGGAAAACCTGGATCCCATGGGTGTTCACACGGGTGAGAGCATTGTGGTGACACCCTCACAAACTTTGAGTGATATGGATTATCATAGACTGCGTAGATCGGCAATAAGGGTTATTTCCGCTCTGGAGGTTGTAGGAGCTTGCAATATACAGTTTGCACTGGATCAAGAAAATGGGAAATATTACATAGTTGAAGTTAACCCGCGCACATCGAGGTCGTCAGCCCTGGCGTCAAAGGCCAGTGGTTATCCAATAGCTAGGATAGCTTCGAAGATTGCAGTGGGGTATAACCTGAATGAGATTCTTAACCCAATTACTGGAAATACTTATGCCGCGTTTGAGCCTTCCCTTGACTATGTCACTGTAAAGATCCCAAGGTGGCCGTTTGACAAATTCCATGTCAGCCGCACCATCGGCGTTCAGATGAAGTCCATCGGGGAAGTCATGGGAATTGGAAGGACATTTGAGGAAGCTCTCATGAAGGCGATTGCTTCCCTGGATAACGAAATGTCCGAAAAGATACGCATTTATGAATCCGACGAAAGGATCTGGGGGTATGTATCGAACCCGAGCGACTTGAGAATTTATGCCATTTTTGAGGCTCTGTTCAGGGGGTTCAATATAAATGAAATCTCAATGAGGAGTGGCTATGATAGCTACTTCATTTGGAAAATCAAGAACATTGTTGACCAGATTTCCGCCATTGGGATGGGAGAGTTTCCAGAAAATATTGTCGCTCTAAAGTCACTTGGAGTTTCCGACTTGATTATCTCTGCATTCTCAAAGGTCAACCCCATCACAGTCACTAGATCCAGGCTGGACGCCGGTATACTACCTGTCTTCAAGTCCATAGATACATGCTCTGGCGAATTTGCTGCCACTACGCCATACCTGTATTCAACATTTGAAATGGAGGGAGAACGAGAGACCGATGGAGAACGTAATAAAGTACTGATCCTCGGATCAGGACCAAACCGAATTGCCCAGGGACTGGAATTTGATTATGGTTCAGTAAAGGCCATTAAAAAGCTTCGGCGTGATGGATACAAAACCATCATGGTGAATTCTAATCCAGAGACCGTGTCAACAGATTTCGACGTATCCAATGTCCTTTATTTCGAGCCACTCACGCTTGAACACGTTTCAAATATCATTAGGTGGGAGAGACCTTTTGGCGTAATTGTACAGTTCTCCGGCCAGACAGGGCAGAACATGGTCAAGGGATTATCGGAAATTTTTGGTGAGGACATTATACTGGGAACAAAACCTAAGGATATATTGAAAGCCGAAGACCGCAGCTACTTTGCAAATATCCTGAAATCCCTTGGTATCAAGCAGCCAACATTCACCACAGTTTCAAACCTGCAGGAAGTGTCAGGCAAGATTGATGAAATTCATCTGCCGGTAATATTGAGGTCTAGCTTCATAATAGGTGGGAGATCAATGGACATAATCAATGATCGGGAGACCCTCATGAAAAGGTCAGAGGAACTCTTTCGTGAACGTCCTGGATATCCTATCCTCGTAAGCAAATATATCGAGCGGGCGGATGAAATTGATGTCGATTTTGTCTCTGATGGGAAATCATACAACATAAGCGGGATATGTATGCACATTGAGGAAGCAGGGACCCACTCTGGAGATGCAACTATGATCATGGGGCCGTCAATGGTCAGGGCAAACGTCATAAAGGAAATCAACAGAATTATAAATCTCCTTGTCAAATCATTCGGGCTGGTTGGGCTCTCTAATCTTCAGATCGCTTCCAGCGAAGCAGGTGTATTTGTTATTGAGCTGAATGCCAGATCCAGCAGGTCGGTTCCGTTTGTGTCCAAAGCAACTGGAGTTGACTGGGTGGCAGTCGCAGTTGGTGCAATGCTTGGGAACGGTCTGAAATCTGAGAAACCTGGGAAACTGCGTTCTTTCTTCATCAAGACTCCAGTCTTTCCGTTCAGGAGGTTTGAGGACCTTGATCCAGTGCTTTCACCGGAAATGAAGTCTACTGGAGAAGGGATGGGAGCTGGCAAATCTCCAGAGGAAGCACTGGTAAAAGCTCTTTCGATCTCAGGATCAAATATATCCAATTCCGGTGACATGGTCATAAGCGTCAATGATTCGGACAAGGTAAGGCTCTCGGAACTGGTACCATTCCTTTCCGAGTTGAACGGCAAAATATACGCAACCTCAGGAACCGGGAAAGAGCTGAAAAGGCACGGAATAGAGAGCATACTTGTGCACAGGATAGGAGATCTGAGAGAACCGAGAATCGACCAGATCATTTCCACAGGTAAGCTGTCAGTTATAGTGAACACTCCTAGCGAAGCGGTTGATCAGATAAGAGATTCATTCGAGATCAGGAGGATCGCCATATCTAGGGGGATACCTCTTATCACAAACATAAGGCTTGCTGGCTTTGTGTTCAGTTCTCTCCACGGCAAGGTAGTTTCTGAATACAGGGAACTTAGAAGCTATTACTGA
- the carA gene encoding glutamine-hydrolyzing carbamoyl-phosphate synthase small subunit, which yields MLDRFLALEDGTVLKGRSFGSSSERYGEIVFTTSMTGYLESITDPSYRGQMLVFASPTIGNYPLKNGVMESDRAQVSAIITRDAHTQLYSGSSGEELNRFLVDNDVPAIDGIDTRLLVRKIREHGVMKAHILNTDEVPDNWPDPMASNLVGEVSTKKSYAIGKAGKPKVLYIDAGTKNSLLQNISDFFSLLVVPYNSNFFDINEDYDAIFVSNGPGDPAHESLRGITDFLKKNTGSMPILGVCLGHQLIALSQGCRTEKMKFGHRGTNHAVTDGKRVFITSHNHGYAVNAASISAGDMHIGQWDVNDHTVEMIYNTEKSIYSVQYHPEGSPGPKDYSEFYFTISKVVEGFHAKK from the coding sequence TTGCTTGACAGATTTCTTGCTCTTGAAGATGGCACTGTCCTTAAGGGGAGATCTTTTGGCTCATCTTCAGAACGATATGGGGAAATTGTTTTCACAACCTCCATGACAGGCTACCTTGAATCCATAACAGATCCATCGTACAGGGGGCAGATGCTTGTTTTTGCTTCTCCGACAATCGGTAATTATCCTTTGAAAAATGGCGTAATGGAATCTGACAGGGCGCAGGTGAGCGCCATAATAACCAGGGATGCTCATACCCAGCTCTACTCAGGAAGCAGCGGGGAAGAACTGAATAGATTTCTGGTGGATAATGACGTACCGGCCATTGACGGTATAGACACAAGGCTCCTCGTGCGAAAGATAAGAGAACACGGTGTGATGAAGGCACACATACTCAATACAGATGAGGTTCCTGATAATTGGCCTGACCCAATGGCGTCCAACCTTGTTGGTGAGGTATCCACAAAGAAGAGTTACGCTATTGGCAAAGCTGGAAAGCCCAAGGTGCTGTACATAGATGCAGGTACCAAGAATAGCCTGTTGCAAAACATCTCGGATTTCTTTTCCCTGCTTGTAGTTCCTTACAATTCCAATTTTTTTGATATAAATGAAGATTACGATGCCATATTCGTATCAAACGGTCCGGGAGATCCTGCTCACGAGTCCTTGAGAGGGATCACGGATTTCCTTAAGAAGAATACTGGATCCATGCCCATTCTCGGCGTTTGCCTCGGGCACCAACTCATTGCACTTTCACAGGGCTGCAGAACTGAGAAGATGAAATTCGGTCACCGTGGAACCAACCACGCGGTGACAGATGGTAAAAGAGTCTTCATAACGTCGCACAACCACGGTTATGCTGTCAATGCGGCGTCAATTTCGGCTGGTGATATGCACATAGGGCAGTGGGACGTGAACGACCACACAGTGGAGATGATATACAACACCGAGAAGAGCATATATTCTGTCCAGTATCATCCGGAAGGGTCACCAGGACCAAAGGATTACTCGGAATTCTATTTCACAATCTCAAAGGTAGTGGAGGGATTTCATGCCAAGAAATAA
- a CDS encoding homoserine dehydrogenase, with translation MKNNFPEYRIALMGLGNVARSFLYVLDKNFKTISRKTGKNLKIVYASDSKGVYNKPDGFKPIDLLEAKQKGRMDLVGKKISTEDLFSGAPDVVVDLTPATPDGIFGLDLYKRSFGSGADVVTANKSPLAMQWSDVMNAARINGRRIRYEATVAGGTPLFNLLDYSMMPVEVIRIRGIVSMTVNFVLDRLLHNLDFSQSVKMAQKEGIAETDFHDDTMGIDSARKTVIIANAVFGSNLSLRDIKYDGVETLSDRIGEMRRSGDRYRIVSDVYRKDNEVFASSLINSIEPLDPLVSLGTSSLSYLLETTEGSKYFIGNIRDGPLETASAVLNDVMILAREEI, from the coding sequence ATGAAGAATAATTTCCCGGAATACAGGATCGCCCTTATGGGACTAGGGAACGTGGCAAGAAGTTTCCTCTATGTACTTGACAAAAATTTTAAAACCATATCGAGAAAAACTGGTAAGAACCTAAAAATTGTCTATGCCTCGGATTCAAAGGGGGTATACAATAAGCCTGATGGGTTTAAGCCAATAGATCTACTTGAGGCCAAACAGAAAGGTCGTATGGATCTGGTGGGAAAGAAGATATCAACTGAAGACCTGTTTTCCGGGGCACCGGACGTAGTTGTGGACCTGACACCTGCAACACCGGACGGAATTTTTGGCCTTGATCTGTATAAACGTTCCTTTGGATCAGGTGCAGACGTAGTTACAGCGAACAAGTCTCCGCTTGCCATGCAGTGGTCAGATGTGATGAACGCTGCAAGGATAAACGGCAGAAGAATCAGGTACGAGGCGACTGTAGCTGGAGGAACCCCTCTTTTCAATCTTCTCGACTATTCTATGATGCCTGTTGAGGTCATCAGGATTAGGGGAATTGTCAGCATGACTGTAAACTTTGTCCTGGACAGGCTTCTGCATAATCTGGACTTTAGCCAGTCCGTAAAGATGGCACAGAAAGAGGGCATTGCAGAAACCGATTTTCACGATGATACCATGGGCATTGACTCCGCAAGAAAAACAGTCATCATTGCCAATGCAGTATTCGGCTCGAATCTATCACTAAGAGACATAAAGTATGATGGTGTTGAAACACTTTCAGACAGGATTGGCGAGATGAGGAGAAGCGGTGACAGGTACAGGATCGTTTCGGACGTTTACAGAAAAGATAATGAGGTATTTGCTTCGTCTCTTATCAATAGCATTGAGCCGCTTGACCCGCTAGTATCACTTGGTACATCATCGCTTTCCTATTTGCTCGAGACAACTGAAGGTTCTAAGTATTTTATAGGAAATATTCGTGATGGCCCCCTTGAAACGGCGTCCGCTGTATTGAACGATGTGATGATTTTGGCAAGGGAAGAAATATGA
- a CDS encoding isochorismatase family cysteine hydrolase produces MKELGRKIIFDTPQEILDPEHTVLIVWNVQNSFVRHTYNPQEFQRNIKSLLWSARMSRVRVIYSRYTEVDADFQYPWTVFLEMTKRRLTDPTRLQLQFQPGTGDSEIHESVEPAVNDIILNVRLHSLFYGSQFDSMMRAAGITTVVFSGVGTELGIENSVREASVMGYYTVVCKECVTTQDKSAQEISLKNMEDIALVYPLREILNQWKGRMQG; encoded by the coding sequence GTGAAGGAACTAGGGCGGAAGATTATTTTTGATACCCCCCAGGAAATCCTGGATCCTGAGCACACAGTACTCATCGTCTGGAATGTCCAGAACAGCTTTGTGCGGCATACATATAATCCTCAGGAATTTCAGAGGAACATCAAGAGTCTTCTGTGGTCCGCCAGAATGTCACGAGTAAGGGTAATTTACAGCAGGTATACCGAAGTCGATGCAGATTTTCAGTACCCATGGACAGTTTTTCTGGAGATGACAAAGAGGAGACTTACTGATCCCACCCGACTGCAACTGCAATTTCAGCCTGGTACTGGAGATTCAGAAATACACGAATCCGTGGAGCCGGCTGTGAATGACATAATACTGAATGTCCGGTTACACAGCCTGTTTTATGGTTCACAGTTCGACTCAATGATGAGAGCTGCTGGAATAACCACGGTTGTATTTTCCGGTGTTGGCACTGAATTAGGAATAGAGAACAGCGTCAGAGAGGCATCTGTCATGGGATACTATACCGTAGTATGCAAAGAATGCGTAACCACGCAAGACAAGAGTGCCCAGGAGATCTCTTTAAAGAATATGGAAGATATTGCTCTGGTATATCCTCTTAGAGAAATTCTGAATCAATGGAAGGGGAGAATGCAGGGATGA
- a CDS encoding Glu/Leu/Phe/Val dehydrogenase, whose protein sequence is MTEDLDPFDIAVKQLKKAADVVKMDKRTFEMLSQPMAIMQVAIPVKMDNGETKVFTGFRVHYNNARGPTKGGIRFHPQETLSTVKALSAWMTWKVAITNLPLGGAKGGVICDPKTMSVGELERLSRAYVRALGTFIGPLVDVPAPDVYTTPQIMAWMMDEYENIVRHSAPGVITGKPLENWGSLGRGDATARGGMYVLREKAKELGMNLKGATVAIQGFGNAGQFAHKLVNEMFGSKVVAISDTKGGIYSENGIDYNKLMDHKQKTGSVKGFPGTKAITNEELLELKVDVLIPAAIENQLRSDNADKVKAKIILELANGPTTPDADEIFHKKNIALLPDFLSNAGGVTVSYFEWVQNQEGYYWTDKEVDERLDRKMTEAAHSVFDTSKKYNVDPRTAAYIVSIKRVADAMKLRGWV, encoded by the coding sequence ATGACAGAAGATCTGGACCCATTTGACATAGCAGTCAAGCAGCTTAAGAAGGCTGCTGATGTTGTGAAAATGGATAAGCGAACGTTCGAAATGCTTAGCCAGCCGATGGCTATCATGCAGGTTGCTATACCTGTAAAGATGGATAATGGAGAGACCAAGGTGTTTACTGGTTTCAGAGTACACTACAACAACGCAAGGGGACCAACGAAAGGAGGGATAAGATTCCACCCACAAGAGACTCTATCCACTGTCAAGGCCCTCTCAGCTTGGATGACCTGGAAAGTAGCAATAACCAACCTGCCACTCGGCGGAGCAAAGGGAGGCGTCATCTGCGATCCTAAGACAATGAGCGTCGGGGAACTCGAGAGACTCAGCAGAGCTTACGTGAGAGCCCTTGGGACATTTATTGGCCCACTCGTTGATGTACCAGCACCTGACGTATACACAACCCCACAGATAATGGCGTGGATGATGGATGAGTATGAGAACATTGTCAGGCATTCTGCTCCTGGCGTTATCACGGGAAAACCGCTGGAGAACTGGGGATCACTCGGAAGAGGAGATGCAACAGCCAGAGGTGGAATGTACGTACTCAGAGAAAAGGCTAAAGAACTCGGAATGAACCTCAAGGGAGCCACAGTAGCGATACAGGGATTCGGTAATGCTGGACAGTTCGCCCACAAGCTTGTAAATGAGATGTTTGGATCAAAAGTAGTAGCTATTTCCGATACGAAGGGCGGAATTTACTCAGAAAATGGCATTGACTACAACAAGTTAATGGATCACAAACAGAAGACAGGAAGCGTAAAAGGATTCCCTGGCACAAAGGCCATAACGAATGAGGAACTTCTTGAGCTCAAGGTAGATGTGCTTATACCTGCGGCAATAGAGAATCAGCTCAGAAGCGACAATGCAGACAAGGTCAAGGCAAAGATAATCCTTGAGCTTGCGAACGGGCCCACCACACCAGATGCAGACGAGATATTCCACAAGAAAAACATCGCACTGTTGCCAGATTTCCTCTCTAACGCCGGAGGAGTGACCGTTTCATACTTCGAGTGGGTACAGAACCAGGAAGGCTACTACTGGACCGACAAGGAAGTCGACGAGAGGCTAGACAGGAAGATGACAGAAGCAGCCCATTCTGTATTTGACACCTCCAAAAAGTATAATGTTGATCCGAGGACTGCGGCCTATATTGTATCTATAAAGAGAGTCGCTGATGCGATGAAACTCAGAGGATGGGTGTAA
- a CDS encoding molybdopterin molybdotransferase MoeA — translation MAEHRRKMERFERLVTFDDAIKKMLSVKWQGNVTELIPAGVSFERVSASTVQSNINVPTFDRSAVDGYAVMSTDLSGSSKFSPVTLSVRGNIEAGYTAENEINRGSCYEIYTGGRLPKGADAVVMAEDSSRNGDSVEILEGVRKFENVSRTGEDIEAGQILLEKGQQIRAQHVASMIAAGIKEVDVYSKLVMGILSTGNELLDSGSNVANTTQPLLLNYFRTGYMETVNLGVVRDDIACIKEKILTHLDQFNLIVITGGTSLGRKDVVPDVLDNIGHLIFGGVRIKPGRTISLYEVSGKPVFSVSGLPVAALISLEAFLPYFLNQVISLKNTRISINARISERVANRDSMRSYLRVRLRNTESGLIAEPLRITGSGILSSLLKANGITVIPENVEGIEEGETVSVSVIGDVF, via the coding sequence GTGGCGGAACACCGGAGAAAAATGGAACGTTTCGAGAGACTCGTAACATTCGATGATGCCATCAAGAAGATGCTCTCTGTGAAGTGGCAAGGCAATGTAACTGAATTAATTCCCGCTGGCGTATCCTTCGAGAGAGTTTCTGCTTCAACTGTTCAATCAAACATAAACGTCCCCACATTCGATAGAAGCGCTGTTGACGGATATGCAGTGATGAGCACAGATTTATCAGGTTCCTCAAAGTTCAGCCCCGTTACTCTCAGCGTCAGGGGTAACATAGAGGCTGGATACACTGCTGAAAATGAAATTAATCGCGGGAGCTGCTATGAAATATACACCGGCGGAAGATTGCCTAAAGGCGCTGATGCGGTGGTAATGGCTGAGGACTCATCAAGAAATGGAGACAGCGTTGAAATCCTGGAAGGTGTAAGAAAATTCGAAAATGTGTCCAGGACCGGCGAGGATATAGAGGCTGGCCAGATCCTGCTGGAAAAGGGTCAACAGATAAGGGCACAACATGTCGCTTCCATGATTGCAGCAGGAATCAAAGAAGTGGATGTTTACAGTAAACTGGTTATGGGTATCCTTTCCACTGGCAACGAACTTTTGGACTCAGGGAGCAATGTAGCGAATACTACACAGCCTCTTCTGCTGAATTATTTCAGAACGGGATATATGGAAACAGTGAATCTTGGCGTGGTACGTGATGATATAGCTTGCATTAAGGAGAAAATATTGACCCATCTGGATCAATTCAACCTGATCGTGATAACCGGCGGAACAAGCCTTGGTAGAAAGGATGTTGTTCCCGATGTACTTGACAATATAGGTCATCTAATTTTTGGTGGTGTCAGAATTAAGCCGGGAAGGACCATTTCGCTTTATGAAGTCAGCGGTAAACCTGTCTTTTCTGTCTCAGGACTTCCCGTTGCAGCCCTTATTTCACTCGAAGCTTTTCTGCCATATTTTCTGAATCAGGTAATATCTCTTAAGAACACAAGAATCTCCATAAACGCAAGAATTTCTGAGAGGGTAGCAAACAGAGATTCCATGCGTTCATACCTTAGAGTCAGGTTACGTAATACTGAATCTGGATTAATAGCGGAGCCCCTCAGAATCACTGGATCCGGCATACTTTCTTCCCTCCTTAAAGCAAATGGGATCACGGTAATACCGGAAAACGTGGAAGGAATAGAAGAGGGGGAGACTGTCAGTGTATCTGTCATAGGAGACGTATTCTGA
- a CDS encoding MBL fold metallo-hydrolase, which produces MIEFRELKVPIGIRSLRTANLYFITNGKRGALIDTGMSPDTLEFLRKNGVEVDEIGEIMLTHLHFDHIGGAANLQKSLSVRVYMGKLDAEIISRMMSDPEGYLKNEISYLKYLGLPDNEVDIAAKVNPVKETYKEAAAIDEITPLDENSTFLGFPEISILDVPGHTPGSTAFIVKDQNFVFTGDHIIERITPNISYYDDDSDMLGMYLKSLLKLQSTGIQTGYSGHGPEIDNLSYRIEDLLAHHKLRLAEINAQCDDWRTPFEISGRIRWNRGRTINDMNGMERIFAIGETLAHLRHLEKIGLISKSERSGRIVYKK; this is translated from the coding sequence ATGATAGAATTTAGGGAACTTAAAGTCCCCATAGGCATAAGGAGTCTGCGGACTGCAAATCTGTATTTTATAACTAACGGCAAAAGGGGGGCGCTCATTGACACCGGCATGTCACCTGATACATTGGAATTCCTGAGGAAAAATGGTGTAGAAGTGGACGAGATAGGCGAGATAATGCTAACTCACCTTCATTTCGATCATATAGGCGGAGCGGCAAATCTTCAGAAAAGCTTGTCGGTGCGCGTCTATATGGGTAAGTTGGATGCCGAGATCATCTCGAGAATGATGAGTGACCCTGAAGGGTATCTGAAAAATGAAATTTCGTATCTGAAATATCTTGGGTTACCAGACAACGAAGTTGATATTGCGGCTAAGGTCAATCCTGTAAAGGAGACATACAAAGAAGCCGCTGCAATCGATGAGATTACACCGCTAGACGAAAATTCGACATTTTTAGGCTTTCCGGAAATATCAATTCTGGATGTGCCGGGCCACACTCCAGGGTCTACAGCATTTATAGTGAAGGATCAAAATTTTGTGTTTACAGGGGATCACATTATTGAGCGCATAACTCCAAATATTTCATATTATGATGATGACTCCGACATGCTTGGCATGTACCTCAAAAGCCTCCTGAAACTCCAGTCGACTGGTATTCAGACCGGCTATTCCGGTCATGGTCCTGAGATTGACAACCTTTCTTACAGGATAGAAGACCTACTTGCCCACCATAAACTCAGACTGGCCGAGATAAATGCTCAGTGTGATGATTGGAGAACCCCATTCGAAATTTCAGGAAGAATCAGATGGAACAGGGGGAGGACTATTAACGATATGAACGGCATGGAGAGGATTTTTGCCATTGGTGAAACCCTTGCACACCTCAGGCATCTCGAGAAAATCGGCCTGATTTCAAAGAGCGAGCGATCCGGAAGAATTGTATATAAAAAATAG